The Candidatus Acidiferrales bacterium genome has a segment encoding these proteins:
- the rnc gene encoding ribonuclease III → MFFSPKKILGKFRGVRTDTFEAKRRHLRKKRELEKTLGVKIRNENYFSEALTHRSVLSIPSYEEKNSNERMEFLGDAILNFLVAEFLFNEFPEIDEGQMTRLRSLLVNQHALAEYASEINLSSFLSLSTSAQQAIDKGYETIVSDALEAVIAATYLDGGMKAAKRFVDKMVLPKKKQLSRQMFNALDRNFKSALLELAQSRGLGAPRYNVLKEEGPDHDRTFTVEVLVGDESCGVGTGKTKKAAEQSAAGEAYEKLKYGNQERDRLDPFSVREQK, encoded by the coding sequence ATGTTTTTTTCTCCAAAAAAAATCCTTGGGAAGTTTCGAGGTGTCCGGACTGACACGTTCGAGGCGAAGCGGCGTCATCTCAGGAAAAAACGCGAGCTTGAAAAGACTCTCGGGGTTAAAATCAGGAACGAAAATTATTTTTCGGAGGCGTTGACCCACCGTTCGGTATTGTCAATCCCGTCGTACGAGGAAAAGAACTCCAACGAGCGCATGGAATTTCTCGGCGATGCGATCCTTAATTTTCTAGTAGCTGAATTTCTTTTCAACGAGTTTCCGGAAATCGATGAGGGGCAGATGACCCGACTTCGCAGCCTTCTTGTGAACCAGCACGCACTCGCTGAATATGCCTCCGAGATCAATCTCTCGTCTTTTCTTTCTTTAAGCACGAGCGCCCAGCAGGCGATAGACAAAGGATATGAGACGATTGTTTCCGATGCCTTGGAAGCAGTGATTGCGGCGACTTATCTGGACGGCGGGATGAAGGCAGCAAAGAGATTTGTCGACAAAATGGTTTTGCCAAAGAAGAAACAGCTCAGCCGGCAAATGTTTAACGCACTTGATAGAAATTTCAAGAGCGCTCTCCTCGAATTGGCACAGTCACGCGGTCTCGGCGCACCGCGGTACAACGTTCTCAAAGAAGAAGGCCCTGATCACGACAGGACGTTTACGGTGGAAGTGTTGGTCGGCGATGAGTCGTGCGGAGTGGGGACGGGCAAAACTAAAAAAGCTGCGGAACAATCGGCAGCCGGAGAGGCATATGAGAAGCTGAAATACGGGAATCAGGAAAGAGACCGGCTCGATCCCTTTTCGGTGAGGGAGCAGAAATGA
- the plsX gene encoding phosphate acyltransferase PlsX → MRIALDAMGGDEAPLRIVEGGLQALRESGNRFELVLVGRREEVQKEVSCHSPEGLNYSIVDAPEVIEMSEVPNIAIKQKRNSSIVVGLNLHKERKVDAFISAGNTGAFMAASTLILGRVEGVSRPAVGTPLPTVNDGTCFLIDSGANSDCRPQHIVEFGFMGAIYAREILKKENPTVALLNIGEESSKGNELALSSYPLLEKSELNFIGNVEGRDILAGKADVVLADGFVGNIVLKFAESILPTLRTRFRLYASGNIFRKLQAGSIAKTLRKVLKGFSYETLGGAPLLGVNGISIIGHGGSTALAVKNMVLRAEEMVDHKISRLIEDSIKKQK, encoded by the coding sequence ATGCGAATTGCACTTGACGCGATGGGCGGCGATGAAGCGCCGCTCAGAATTGTTGAAGGCGGACTGCAGGCCCTCAGAGAATCCGGTAATCGTTTCGAGCTCGTCCTTGTCGGACGCAGGGAGGAGGTTCAAAAAGAAGTCTCATGCCATTCTCCCGAAGGTTTGAACTACTCTATCGTGGATGCGCCTGAAGTAATAGAAATGTCGGAAGTGCCGAACATCGCGATAAAGCAGAAGCGGAATTCATCGATAGTGGTCGGATTGAATCTTCATAAGGAAAGGAAAGTAGATGCTTTCATAAGCGCAGGAAACACGGGGGCGTTCATGGCAGCATCTACCTTGATTTTAGGACGCGTCGAGGGAGTAAGTCGCCCGGCGGTCGGAACGCCTCTTCCAACTGTAAATGATGGCACATGCTTTCTCATCGATTCGGGCGCTAATTCTGACTGCCGTCCGCAGCATATTGTGGAGTTTGGTTTCATGGGCGCAATTTACGCCCGTGAGATCTTGAAAAAGGAAAATCCTACCGTTGCCCTTCTAAACATAGGCGAAGAAAGCTCTAAAGGAAATGAGCTTGCCCTTTCGTCTTACCCGCTTCTGGAAAAAAGCGAGTTGAACTTCATCGGCAACGTAGAAGGAAGAGATATTCTGGCGGGAAAGGCCGACGTAGTTCTCGCAGATGGCTTTGTAGGAAATATAGTTTTGAAGTTTGCCGAGAGTATTTTGCCGACATTAAGGACGAGATTCAGACTTTACGCTTCCGGAAATATTTTCCGGAAACTGCAGGCTGGATCGATAGCGAAAACGCTGAGGAAAGTCCTGAAGGGTTTCAGCTATGAAACCTTAGGTGGTGCACCGCTCCTGGGTGTGAACGGAATCTCGATCATCGGACACGGTGGTTCAACTGCGCTTGCGGTCAAGAACATGGTGCTCCGCGCCGAAGAGATGGTGGATCATAAGATCAGCAGGCTGATAGAAGACTCAATTAAAAAACAGAAGTGA
- a CDS encoding class I SAM-dependent methyltransferase, with protein MKSEAEHVRLNEAKWDGWSHRLDGDGWRYRYLRRMQAGLISLLDVREGVNFLDIGCGTGWAVGQVGKLVGDNGLFFGIDISSVMIEKAKESFTGRANFHFIKANVESIPLEDNFFDIIICTNSFHHYLNPDNALREMHRLLKNTGKVYVLDPTADKWIVKVAGKIIGMLEPAHVKLYSTKEFQSLFAGAGLKYAATRMVDGHQIVHVGER; from the coding sequence ATGAAGAGCGAAGCCGAGCACGTTCGACTGAACGAGGCGAAGTGGGACGGGTGGTCTCATAGACTAGACGGCGATGGCTGGAGATATCGGTATCTGCGCCGGATGCAAGCCGGTCTCATCTCGCTGTTGGATGTCAGAGAGGGAGTTAATTTCCTCGACATTGGATGTGGAACAGGGTGGGCAGTCGGTCAGGTTGGCAAGCTTGTCGGCGATAACGGCCTATTCTTTGGCATTGACATATCTTCCGTGATGATCGAAAAAGCAAAGGAGAGCTTTACAGGACGAGCGAATTTCCACTTCATAAAGGCAAATGTAGAATCTATTCCGCTCGAAGATAATTTTTTTGACATTATAATATGCACGAATTCTTTCCACCACTATTTAAATCCGGACAACGCGTTGAGGGAGATGCACAGGCTATTGAAAAACACCGGGAAAGTTTATGTGCTCGATCCAACTGCCGACAAATGGATCGTGAAGGTCGCTGGCAAGATAATAGGAATGCTTGAGCCTGCCCACGTTAAACTCTACAGCACAAAAGAGTTTCAGAGCTTGTTCGCCGGCGCGGGGTTGAAATATGCAGCCACCAGAATGGTTGACGGGCATCAGATAGTTCACGTCGGCGAAAGGTAG
- the fabF gene encoding beta-ketoacyl-ACP synthase II: protein MKSGKRVVVTGLGAITPIGLTVDEFWRSMMDGKSGAGSITYFDTSKYDTKFACEVKGFDPLKYFDRKTAQRMDLFTQFAMAAAAQALEQAQIDFEKIDRDRVGVVVGSGIGGMWTYQRQQETLFNDRGPQHISPFFIPMMISDIAAGNISIRYKLKGPNYATTSACATSGHAIADAAMLIQRGDADLMITGGAEAAICPMGIGGFNSMKALSTNNEDCVHASRPFDAKRDGFVMGEGGGILVIESYESAVKRGVKILAELAGFGLTADAYHLTQPAPGGEGAVRAMRLCLKDAGLDPQDIDYINAHGTSTPPGDKGETQAIKTVFGEHAKQLLVSSTKSMTGHLLGAAGAVEAIATILAIANDTAPPTINYEFPDPDCNLDYVPNKPIKRTIKAAMSNVFGFGGHNNCLLFTKFREQ, encoded by the coding sequence ATGAAAAGCGGAAAACGTGTCGTTGTTACGGGACTCGGAGCAATAACTCCGATTGGGCTTACCGTAGACGAATTTTGGAGAAGTATGATGGATGGAAAAAGTGGTGCTGGATCCATCACTTACTTTGATACTTCGAAATACGACACGAAATTCGCCTGTGAAGTGAAGGGATTTGATCCGCTTAAATACTTCGACAGGAAAACAGCACAGCGAATGGATTTGTTTACGCAATTCGCCATGGCCGCCGCCGCTCAGGCTCTCGAGCAAGCGCAAATCGACTTCGAGAAGATCGATAGAGACCGCGTGGGCGTGGTTGTAGGAAGCGGAATCGGCGGTATGTGGACCTACCAGAGGCAGCAGGAGACTCTTTTCAACGATCGCGGGCCACAGCACATTAGTCCATTCTTCATCCCGATGATGATTTCCGACATTGCTGCCGGAAACATTTCCATACGGTATAAATTGAAGGGCCCGAATTACGCGACGACGTCCGCGTGTGCCACTTCAGGCCATGCGATCGCAGATGCTGCGATGTTGATCCAGCGCGGCGATGCGGACCTGATGATAACCGGCGGGGCCGAAGCTGCGATCTGCCCGATGGGAATCGGCGGCTTCAATTCTATGAAGGCGCTCTCGACAAACAATGAAGATTGTGTTCACGCGAGCAGACCCTTCGACGCTAAACGCGACGGGTTTGTAATGGGCGAAGGAGGGGGTATCCTCGTCATCGAAAGTTATGAAAGTGCAGTTAAGCGCGGCGTGAAAATACTTGCTGAGCTTGCCGGCTTCGGACTCACAGCCGATGCGTATCATCTTACTCAGCCTGCGCCCGGCGGTGAGGGTGCAGTGAGGGCGATGAGATTATGTTTGAAAGACGCCGGGCTTGATCCCCAAGATATTGATTACATTAATGCCCATGGAACTTCGACGCCCCCCGGCGATAAGGGGGAAACACAGGCAATAAAAACAGTTTTCGGCGAGCATGCCAAGCAACTTCTGGTTAGCTCGACGAAATCGATGACCGGGCATTTGTTAGGTGCAGCGGGAGCCGTAGAAGCTATTGCAACCATTCTGGCGATCGCTAACGATACAGCCCCGCCAACGATAAATTACGAGTTCCCTGATCCCGATTGCAACCTTGACTATGTTCCCAACAAACCGATCAAGAGAACTATCAAAGCGGCCATGAGCAACGTCTTCGGTTTCGGCGGACATAATAATTGTTTGCTGTTCACGAAATTTAGAGAACAATAA
- a CDS encoding beta-ketoacyl-ACP synthase III, producing the protein MSKHAIITGVGHYVPDDRLTNADFEKMVDTTDEWIRTRTGICERRILKKGATSDLAAGAIRDLLKRRKISAEEIDMIIVATVTPDMFFPSTACLVQEKIGAKKAWGFDLSAACSGFVFALVTGAQFIRTGAYKKVIVVGADKMSSITDYTDRANCILFGDAGAAVLLEPDEEGEYGILDHLLYCDGAGEPSLNMLGGGSLNPATHETVDKRMHYLYQDGKAVFKVAVVGMADVSYEIMKKNSLTGKDIDWLVPHQANKRIIDATANRMELDNSKVMLNIDRYGNTTAATIPLCLSEYYRSGRLKKGQVLVLSAFGAGYTWGAVLVKWSMENCPGRE; encoded by the coding sequence ATGTCAAAACATGCGATAATAACAGGCGTTGGTCATTACGTACCTGATGATCGTTTGACCAATGCCGATTTTGAAAAGATGGTCGACACGACGGATGAATGGATTAGAACGAGAACAGGAATTTGCGAAAGAAGGATTTTGAAAAAAGGTGCAACGAGCGACCTGGCGGCCGGGGCGATCAGGGATTTGCTGAAGAGGAGAAAAATTTCTGCGGAAGAAATAGATATGATCATAGTTGCGACCGTCACGCCCGATATGTTTTTCCCGTCGACCGCTTGCCTGGTCCAGGAAAAAATCGGGGCAAAGAAGGCGTGGGGATTCGATCTGTCGGCGGCTTGCTCGGGATTTGTCTTTGCGCTTGTCACCGGTGCGCAATTCATTCGAACCGGAGCTTATAAGAAAGTCATCGTGGTCGGTGCGGACAAGATGTCTTCGATAACAGATTATACCGACCGCGCAAACTGCATTTTATTCGGCGATGCCGGTGCCGCGGTTCTGCTCGAACCCGATGAAGAGGGGGAGTACGGAATTTTGGACCACCTCTTGTACTGCGACGGGGCAGGTGAACCATCCCTGAATATGCTCGGCGGCGGAAGCTTGAATCCCGCAACTCACGAAACTGTCGATAAGAGAATGCACTACTTGTACCAGGATGGGAAGGCAGTTTTCAAAGTTGCAGTCGTGGGGATGGCCGATGTGTCTTACGAAATCATGAAAAAGAATAGCCTCACCGGCAAAGATATCGACTGGCTTGTCCCGCATCAGGCGAACAAGAGGATTATCGACGCCACCGCCAACAGGATGGAGCTCGATAACTCGAAAGTTATGTTGAACATCGACCGGTATGGAAACACCACGGCAGCAACGATACCACTGTGTCTTTCTGAGTATTACAGGAGCGGACGGTTGAAAAAAGGACAAGTGCTCGTGCTGTCTGCGTTTGGCGCCGGCTACACGTGGGGAGCGGTTTTGGTTAAATGGTCGATGGAAAATTGTCCTGGGCGAGAGTAA
- the fabG gene encoding 3-oxoacyl-[acyl-carrier-protein] reductase, with the protein MLENKVALVTGGARGIGRSITVELARNGADVAFTYRSSAKLVDSLVSELKAMGRRALAIEADATSMESAIKAVEKVVTEFKRLDILVNNAGITKDNLLLRMSEEDWDSVIRTNLRSVFNYTKAAARTMMGQRYGKIINISSVVGIIGNAGQSNYSASKAGIIGFTKSIAKELSSRNILVNAVAPGYIDTDMTSVFTEDQKKAFLDSIPLKRVAKPDEVAGVVRFLASPDSDYITGQVISVDGGLSI; encoded by the coding sequence ATGTTGGAAAATAAAGTTGCTCTTGTGACAGGCGGTGCTCGCGGAATCGGCAGGTCTATAACCGTCGAACTGGCCAGAAACGGAGCGGATGTAGCATTTACCTACAGGAGCTCCGCGAAGCTTGTAGACTCGCTCGTCTCGGAATTGAAAGCCATGGGACGAAGAGCGCTTGCCATTGAGGCGGACGCGACATCCATGGAAAGTGCGATAAAAGCCGTTGAAAAGGTTGTCACGGAATTCAAGAGGCTCGATATACTCGTCAACAATGCCGGTATTACCAAGGACAATCTGCTTCTTCGGATGTCTGAAGAAGATTGGGATTCCGTCATCAGGACAAACCTGAGGAGCGTTTTTAATTATACGAAGGCGGCCGCGCGTACCATGATGGGGCAACGTTATGGGAAAATAATAAACATAAGTTCCGTCGTCGGAATCATCGGCAATGCCGGGCAATCGAACTATTCCGCTTCTAAGGCAGGAATAATCGGTTTTACAAAGTCAATTGCCAAGGAACTCTCAAGTAGAAATATCCTTGTCAATGCAGTGGCTCCTGGTTATATTGACACAGATATGACATCTGTTTTTACAGAAGATCAAAAAAAGGCTTTCCTGGATTCAATTCCGCTGAAACGAGTTGCAAAGCCGGATGAGGTTGCAGGTGTAGTTCGTTTTCTCGCCTCACCCGACTCGGATTATATTACGGGTCAGGTGATTTCTGTCGACGGCGGGTTGTCAATTTAA
- the fabD gene encoding ACP S-malonyltransferase: MSEINSSCKIAFIFPGQGSQYVGMGKDWHDNSPKAKEMFGRASEILGFDIAAICFRGPEDKLRQTEVTQPAIFLHSAIAFSLLDEKNFGAAAGHSLGEYSALFAAGALEFEHALMLVGLRGRLMQHAGEVRRGTMAAVVGLEDNLVEEICREASKDGIVQPANYNSSGQIVISGDVEAVHGAMELAKVRGAKIVKELVVSGAFHSSLMEAAKEELKKAIDATPFHDANVPVYANVSGKPLKDADEIKDALVRQLTSPVRWQESVVKMFNDGIAKFVEIGPGKVLQGLVKRTVPAKEIFGIDKMSEADLVVRSVTENR; this comes from the coding sequence ATGTCTGAGATAAATTCTTCCTGCAAAATCGCTTTCATTTTTCCGGGGCAAGGTTCTCAATACGTCGGCATGGGAAAAGACTGGCACGATAATAGTCCGAAAGCAAAGGAAATGTTCGGTCGTGCAAGCGAGATCCTCGGATTCGACATTGCCGCAATTTGTTTCCGCGGCCCTGAAGATAAATTGAGACAGACGGAAGTCACCCAGCCCGCAATATTTCTTCATAGCGCAATCGCGTTCAGTTTATTGGATGAAAAAAATTTCGGTGCCGCTGCCGGACATTCGCTCGGCGAATATTCCGCATTGTTTGCGGCCGGAGCTCTTGAATTCGAGCATGCACTCATGCTGGTCGGGTTGCGCGGCAGGTTGATGCAGCACGCCGGAGAAGTGCGCCGTGGCACCATGGCTGCGGTTGTCGGACTTGAAGACAATTTAGTCGAGGAGATCTGCAGGGAGGCGTCAAAAGATGGAATCGTCCAGCCGGCGAATTATAACTCTTCGGGACAGATTGTGATTTCCGGCGATGTGGAAGCTGTTCACGGTGCCATGGAGCTTGCAAAAGTCCGGGGTGCGAAAATCGTCAAGGAGCTCGTCGTAAGCGGCGCATTTCATTCATCTCTCATGGAAGCCGCTAAAGAGGAATTGAAAAAGGCGATAGATGCTACGCCGTTCCACGATGCAAATGTCCCGGTTTATGCAAACGTCAGCGGAAAGCCCCTCAAGGACGCCGATGAGATCAAGGACGCTCTCGTCCGGCAGTTGACGAGTCCGGTTCGATGGCAGGAATCGGTTGTCAAAATGTTCAACGATGGGATTGCCAAATTTGTGGAGATCGGTCCCGGTAAAGTTCTTCAGGGACTTGTAAAAAGGACCGTCCCGGCGAAAGAAATTTTCGGAATAGACAAAATGAGTGAAGCGGACCTAGTTGTGAGGAGCGTGACTGAAAATCGATGA
- a CDS encoding cellulase family glycosylhydrolase, which yields MFKAGLFMLILGSLAMSRAQDSRSSAMTGPFEIRTGVNVSHWLSQSEKRGEDRRRYITRADFDTIASMGFDHVRIPVDEVQLWDSLGNKEAEGFELLHDAIQWAFAANLRVIVDLHIIRAHHFNAGSNKLWTDPAEQEKLVNMWRRLSDELHQYPNDKLAYEILNEPVADNPGDWNTVLNKVIAAIRAKEPERKIVVGSNRWQIPDTFPELRFPENDSNLILSFHFYSPLALTHHTASWTPIAEYNGPVNYPGQVVDTSYYKEMSPSAADFMRTTANGYFTKEVLAEKMLPAIKIAKQYHLQLYCGEYGVYPRIPEDIMLQYYKDVCEIFNENGIAYCHWCYKGDFPVVDSHGTPNHKMVSILTAK from the coding sequence ATGTTTAAAGCAGGTTTGTTCATGTTAATTCTCGGATCGCTGGCCATGTCGCGCGCTCAGGATTCGAGATCTTCTGCAATGACAGGTCCGTTTGAGATAAGGACCGGTGTCAATGTAAGTCACTGGCTGTCGCAGAGCGAGAAACGCGGTGAGGATAGAAGGCGTTATATTACGCGAGCCGATTTTGACACGATCGCCTCGATGGGATTCGATCATGTGAGGATACCCGTTGACGAAGTGCAGCTCTGGGATTCGCTCGGGAATAAAGAAGCCGAAGGATTTGAGCTTTTGCACGATGCGATACAGTGGGCATTCGCTGCAAACCTGCGCGTCATTGTGGATCTCCATATCATACGGGCACACCACTTCAACGCCGGGTCGAACAAATTGTGGACCGATCCGGCAGAACAGGAAAAATTGGTGAACATGTGGCGCCGCCTTTCGGATGAGCTGCACCAATATCCGAACGACAAGCTTGCTTACGAAATTCTGAATGAGCCTGTTGCCGATAATCCCGGGGACTGGAATACTGTGCTTAACAAAGTCATAGCTGCGATAAGAGCTAAGGAACCTGAAAGGAAGATCGTCGTCGGCTCAAACAGATGGCAGATTCCGGACACGTTTCCCGAATTGAGATTTCCGGAGAACGATTCAAATTTGATCTTAAGTTTTCATTTTTACAGTCCGCTTGCCTTGACGCATCATACTGCATCATGGACTCCAATTGCCGAGTATAACGGGCCGGTAAATTATCCAGGACAGGTAGTTGACACGTCATACTACAAGGAGATGTCTCCGTCGGCTGCGGATTTCATGAGAACTACTGCGAACGGATATTTTACGAAGGAAGTGCTGGCAGAAAAGATGCTGCCTGCAATAAAGATCGCTAAGCAATACCATCTGCAATTGTACTGCGGCGAATACGGAGTCTATCCGAGAATTCCGGAGGATATAATGCTTCAATACTACAAAGACGTGTGCGAGATATTTAACGAGAACGGCATTGCATATTGTCACTGGTGCTACAAGGGAGATTTCCCGGTGGTCGACAGCCATGGCACGCCAAATCACAAAATGGTTTCAATCTTGACGGCAAAATAG
- a CDS encoding DUF177 domain-containing protein has product MEINISNLSEGVHEYQLESAPSSIGLDERFSKQVFVKVEVERRRTQFFLTGHIKTSGRFVCDRCLDDFERDLSIDYRMTYVYDRDDAGEVDEDEIAVIHHSMNQIKIDGDVKEYILVAVPLKLLCKEDCAGLCVTCGINLNHKTCSCAAE; this is encoded by the coding sequence TTGGAAATAAATATTTCGAATCTCTCGGAAGGAGTTCATGAGTATCAGCTTGAGAGCGCTCCTTCTTCGATCGGACTGGACGAACGTTTTTCGAAGCAGGTCTTTGTTAAGGTTGAAGTTGAAAGGCGGCGGACACAGTTTTTTTTGACCGGACACATTAAAACTTCCGGTCGGTTTGTATGCGACCGCTGTCTCGATGATTTCGAAAGGGACTTGAGCATCGATTACAGGATGACTTATGTTTATGATCGCGACGATGCCGGAGAAGTCGATGAGGATGAGATCGCCGTAATTCATCACAGCATGAATCAGATTAAAATAGATGGCGACGTCAAGGAGTATATACTCGTCGCGGTTCCGCTGAAACTTTTGTGTAAGGAAGACTGTGCGGGATTGTGCGTGACCTGCGGCATAAATTTGAATCACAAGACGTGCAGCTGCGCCGCTGAATAG
- a CDS encoding acyl carrier protein, with amino-acid sequence MAVDVEAKVKEIIVNKLGAEESQVKPEASFTNDLGADSLDTVELVMEFEKAFNLQIPDQDAEKIRTVGDAVSYLKQRVS; translated from the coding sequence ATGGCAGTAGATGTCGAAGCAAAAGTAAAAGAGATCATTGTCAATAAACTCGGTGCTGAGGAGTCTCAAGTCAAGCCTGAAGCATCTTTCACAAATGATCTCGGTGCGGATTCACTCGATACCGTGGAGCTTGTCATGGAATTTGAGAAGGCGTTCAATCTCCAAATCCCCGACCAGGATGCTGAAAAAATTCGGACCGTCGGTGATGCCGTCAGCTATCTGAAACAGAGAGTAAGCTAA
- a CDS encoding Dabb family protein, which translates to MVKHIVMWKLKEQAHGNSKMVNARLIKEKLESLNGKIPGMLKLEVGADFSGTNDSFDVALYSEFKSKDDLNNYQNHPEHRAIMPFVAEAREERRVVDYES; encoded by the coding sequence ATGGTCAAGCATATCGTGATGTGGAAATTGAAGGAGCAAGCTCACGGGAATTCAAAAATGGTAAATGCGAGATTGATAAAGGAGAAGTTAGAATCACTGAATGGCAAGATTCCAGGCATGTTGAAGTTGGAGGTCGGGGCAGATTTTTCCGGAACGAATGACAGTTTCGATGTGGCATTGTATTCGGAATTCAAATCAAAGGACGATTTGAACAATTACCAGAATCATCCTGAGCATAGGGCGATCATGCCGTTCGTCGCGGAAGCTCGGGAAGAAAGAAGGGTCGTCGATTACGAGAGTTGA